The Bacteroidales bacterium WCE2004 nucleotide sequence CCACGAGCACCCGCGGGTTCATCAGGGTAATGTCATAGTATTCCACGATGTCCGTGATCGTGGCGGAGACGGTCTCCACCACCCGGCCGCCGACCGTCAGGACATCCTTGCCGATGTGCCCGAGGCCGATCTTGATCTCTTCGATATAGGAGGCCAGCAGGGCCAGGGCGGTCAGGGCGGCGGAGCCGATGGCGAAGCCCTTGCCCGTCGCGGCCGTCGTATTGCCCAGCGAATCCAGGATGTCGGTCTTCTCGCGCACGGACGGGTCCAGTTCGGACATCTGCGCGTTGCCGCCGGCGTTGTCCGCGATGGGGCCGTAGGCGTCGGTGGCCAGGGTGATGCCCAGGGTGGACAGCATGCCCACCGCGGCGATGGAAATGCCGTACAGGCCGAGGGACAGCGATTCCGAGGTGAATTGGAAGCCCGTCGCGAAGCCGAAGGCGAGCAGGATGGCGGCCGCGATGGTCACCACCGGCACCGCCGTGGAGATCATCCCGAGGCCCACGCCGTTGATGATGACGGTCGCGGGGCCGGTCTGGGAGCTCTCCGCCAGCTTCTGCGTCGGCTTATAGGAATGGGAAGTATAGTATTCCGTGACCTTGCCGATGACCACGCCCGCGAGCAGGCCGGAGATCACCGACAGGGACAGCCGCCACCACTCCGGGAGGCCGTTTTCCGCCTTGAAGCCCAGCAGATAGAACACGCCGAAGGTCAGCAAGCCGATGAGGGCGGCGGCCAGGTTCGTGCCCACGCTCAGGGACTTCAGGAGGTCCTTCAGCGAAGCGCCCTCCTTCGTCCGGACGGCGAAGATGCCGATGACCGACAGCACCACGCCGATGGCCGCGATGAGCATCGGCGCCATGATCGCCCGGATCTGGACGTCGGTCCCGGCGTGGAAGAACGCCGAGGCGCCCAGCGCCATCGTCGCCAGGATGGAGCCGCAGTAGGACTCGTACAGGTCCGCGCCCATGCCCGCGACGTCGCCCACGTTGTCACCCACGTTGTCCGCGATGGTCGCGGGGTTGCGCGGATCGTCTTCGGGGATGTCCTGTTCCACCTTGCCCACGATGTCGGCTCCCACGTCGGCGGCCTTCGTGTAGATGCCGCCGCCCACGCGGGCGAACAGCGCCTGGGTGGATGCGCCCATCCCGAAGGTGAGCATCGTCGTGGTGATGACCACCAGCGTCTGGGCGTCGGAGGCTCCGTGCACGAACGCGCGCAGGATGAGCCACCAGATGGAAATGTCCAGCAGGCCCAGGCCGACGACCGTCAGGCCCATCACGGCGCCGCTGCGGAAAGCGATCTGCAGGCCGCCGTTCAGCGAGCGCATCGTCGCGTTGGCCGTGCGGGCCGACGCGTACGTGGCCGTGCGCATGCCCACGAAACCGGCGAGGCCGGAGAAGAAGCCGCCCGTCAGGAAGGCGAACGGCACCCAGGGATTCTGGACGCCGAAGCCATAGGCCAGGACGGCGAAGAGGCACGCCAGCACCGCGAAAACGATGATGACGACCTTATATTGCTGTTTCAAATACGCCATGGCGCCCTCGCGGACGTACTGGGCGATTTCCTTCATCGTAGGGGTCCCTTCGCTCTCCCGTTTCATCTGGCGGAAAAAGAGCCAGGCAAACAGGAGCGCCACCACCGAAGCGGCGGGAACAAGATAGAAAAGTGTGGCCATAATCTGGTTTTAGTGTCTGTGTAGCGTGTCTTGGTCAGTTCAGGTCTTCGATCCGGATGCCTTCCAGCTTGTTGACGAGGTTCTGGAGCGTCTGCAGGCTGTCCTTGCGGCGCATCCGCAGCGACAGGTGGATCTTGCCGCCGGTGAAAGAATAGGATTCCGCCCTCAGTTTCAATGCCTTCACCTTTTCCAGCACCGAGAGCGGGTCGGTCTCCCCGTCGGAAGAGAGGGTGACCTCCACCACCTTTTCGGCGACATAACGGTGCACCAAGTGCATCATTTCCAGACAGACGACGGTCATCAGCGTGGCCGCTCCGGCCAGCCAGTACATCCCTGCGCCGCAGGCCAGGCCGATGGCGGCGGCGACCCACAGGCCGGCCGCGGTCGTGACGCCGCGGACCACGTTCTTCTGGAAGATGATGACACCGGCGCCGATGAAACCGATGCCGGAAACGACCTGCGCAGCCACGCGGGCGGCGTCGAAGCGGCCGTTGAACGCGAACTGCGAGATCATCATGAACAGGGCGCTGCCCAGCGCCACGATAAAATGCGTACGGAGGCCGGCCTCCTTGGCGCGGAACTCGCGCTCCAGGCCGATCAGGCCGCCCATCATTCCGCCCATGAACAGGCGGAGAATCAAATCCCAATCAAAATCCAT carries:
- a CDS encoding K(+)-stimulated pyrophosphate-energized sodium pump — its product is MATLFYLVPAASVVALLFAWLFFRQMKRESEGTPTMKEIAQYVREGAMAYLKQQYKVVIIVFAVLACLFAVLAYGFGVQNPWVPFAFLTGGFFSGLAGFVGMRTATYASARTANATMRSLNGGLQIAFRSGAVMGLTVVGLGLLDISIWWLILRAFVHGASDAQTLVVITTTMLTFGMGASTQALFARVGGGIYTKAADVGADIVGKVEQDIPEDDPRNPATIADNVGDNVGDVAGMGADLYESYCGSILATMALGASAFFHAGTDVQIRAIMAPMLIAAIGVVLSVIGIFAVRTKEGASLKDLLKSLSVGTNLAAALIGLLTFGVFYLLGFKAENGLPEWWRLSLSVISGLLAGVVIGKVTEYYTSHSYKPTQKLAESSQTGPATVIINGVGLGMISTAVPVVTIAAAILLAFGFATGFQFTSESLSLGLYGISIAAVGMLSTLGITLATDAYGPIADNAGGNAQMSELDPSVREKTDILDSLGNTTAATGKGFAIGSAALTALALLASYIEEIKIGLGHIGKDVLTVGGRVVETVSATITDIVEYYDITLMNPRVLVGVFVGAMMAFLFCGLTMNAVGRAAEKMVVEVRRQFREIAGILEGRQRPDYTSCVRISTKAAQHEMIFPSVLAIVVPMLVGVLLGPAGVIGLLAGGLGAGFVLAIFLANSGGAWDNAKKYVEEGHFGGKNSASHHATVVGDTVGDPFKDTSGPSLNILIKLMSMVSIVMAGLTVMLH
- a CDS encoding putative Mg2+ transporter-C (MgtC) family protein, which translates into the protein MDFDWDLILRLFMGGMMGGLIGLEREFRAKEAGLRTHFIVALGSALFMMISQFAFNGRFDAARVAAQVVSGIGFIGAGVIIFQKNVVRGVTTAAGLWVAAAIGLACGAGMYWLAGAATLMTVVCLEMMHLVHRYVAEKVVEVTLSSDGETDPLSVLEKVKALKLRAESYSFTGGKIHLSLRMRRKDSLQTLQNLVNKLEGIRIEDLN